The following proteins are encoded in a genomic region of Limosilactobacillus reuteri subsp. reuteri:
- a CDS encoding YlbF family regulator, with translation MVVNIYDTANELSRQLRETQEYQGLQKAFEALKADGDTFDTFKKFQQAQADAQHKQMTGQQPTDDEIKNIQNLAKEVSGKKVVQDLMNQERQVDSMLQQLNKTITSPIQDLYSEVMPKMPGQE, from the coding sequence ATGGTTGTAAATATTTATGATACTGCAAATGAACTTAGTCGCCAATTGCGCGAAACTCAAGAATATCAAGGATTACAAAAGGCTTTTGAAGCATTAAAGGCTGACGGTGACACCTTTGACACTTTCAAGAAGTTCCAACAAGCTCAAGCAGATGCTCAACACAAGCAAATGACTGGTCAACAACCAACTGATGATGAAATTAAAAACATCCAAAACCTTGCCAAGGAAGTAAGTGGCAAGAAGGTTGTTCAAGACTTGATGAACCAAGAACGGCAAGTTGATAGCATGCTTCAACAATTGAATAAGACAATTACAAGTCCAATTCAAGATCTTTACAGTGAAGTAATGCCAAAGATGCCAGGACAAGAATAA
- a CDS encoding ABC transporter ATP-binding protein, with protein MALEINKLVGGYSQIPVLKDVSFDVQPGELVGLIGLNGAGKSTTLNHVIGLLRPFSGSIKINGLTIQANPEEYKKQIAYVPETPILYDELTLREHIDLTIMAYELDHGEAWQRATKLLKLFRLDNKLDWFPANFSKGMKQKVMICCAFMTKAKLLIIDEPFYGLDPLAVHDLLDLIEQKKKEGVAVLMSTHVLDTAQRYCDRFVLLADGKVQAHGTLDELRAAGDHAGESLDEIYLHLAKGDRDE; from the coding sequence ATGGCTTTAGAGATAAATAAACTTGTTGGTGGATATTCCCAGATTCCCGTGTTGAAGGATGTCAGCTTTGATGTCCAACCAGGTGAATTAGTTGGTTTGATTGGACTAAATGGTGCCGGAAAGTCAACAACGCTAAACCACGTTATCGGCTTGCTGCGACCATTTTCGGGCTCAATCAAAATTAATGGTCTTACTATCCAGGCCAACCCGGAAGAGTATAAAAAGCAGATCGCCTATGTTCCCGAAACGCCAATTCTTTATGATGAATTGACTCTCCGTGAGCATATTGATTTAACGATTATGGCGTACGAGTTGGACCACGGTGAAGCATGGCAACGGGCAACAAAACTATTAAAACTTTTTCGGCTGGATAATAAGCTTGACTGGTTCCCCGCTAACTTTTCTAAGGGGATGAAGCAAAAGGTAATGATCTGCTGTGCCTTTATGACGAAGGCCAAGCTGTTGATTATCGATGAACCATTCTATGGGCTGGACCCCTTGGCAGTGCATGATTTGCTAGACCTGATTGAGCAAAAGAAAAAGGAGGGCGTCGCGGTTTTGATGTCGACCCACGTTCTTGATACGGCGCAACGGTATTGTGACCGCTTTGTCCTATTGGCAGATGGAAAAGTCCAGGCGCACGGAACCCTTGATGAATTGCGAGCTGCTGGGGATCATGCTGGCGAATCCTTAGATGAGATTTACTTGCATCTTGCAAAGGGTGATCGTGATGAATAA
- a CDS encoding ATP-binding protein translates to MKIKKAHIDGFGKWHDQDFDFTANPQIIYGPNEAGKTTLMAFLVSILFGFADGRGKNRFAQYIPKTTSSYGGSLLVEINGHDYVIKRQRGRNGGKVSVTDSQGRQGGEQELEQLLGPMDRSLYQALFSFGQRDLTAVDELNRDEWQQHLQQLGAVGSAQWDQLINQYQKQADHLYKPRGRKWPLNQDLHQYANLTDKINQARGKFHRYQDLQADLKTNKAKLRQAQAELQKQQPLLQKLEHLQQLWPVYHEWQSSHQTRPLANYLTDQQVTMAQELQVREKELRRQQQVYQQRLARIDHQPPQATKHSPQSIPELQRLKEQVVELQAEEALQHRQQTQANQWQQELTAIKTRYHHPLPAPLTSQEKAELARLLNVQPLSRANTNQSNGDLSRTAMIGIVGGFVLFIIGLLANATFITAIGAIAAFATVMYLYYQRQGNHPTSVTTDSQAIMAFGQKHGLQDFPPDQWLLIQGDLQQNAELAAQLQTAKQDQQRYDHQLAIFNQQLPPALQNLTLAAVRTKLDDLLEQGQQARQDIQVNTREKATIANNLAQLNQDYNKIHQQKLAIYQQAGVHDDNQFTQYLANRSVAQSQALASDAYGQQLTAEDRQALAAYANSDELMTALAKARHQLDQLNLTISHTHEEIQKGKVEIDSLVKDGTLSNLEQERANLAAKIWREVQEWLRYQLAIQWVNKALAGASADRYPAIIRQAEQYFALLTDHRYSQIDLTADEIKVVRRDQEVFLVEELSQGTAEQLYIALRLGFVTVMSDQANFPVIIDDGFVNFDNVRRQRMLALLEKIAEKNQVIYFTADDRIKDLDVKILDLQALKRE, encoded by the coding sequence ATGAAAATAAAAAAAGCCCATATTGATGGCTTTGGCAAATGGCATGATCAAGATTTCGATTTTACAGCTAACCCCCAAATAATTTATGGCCCTAATGAGGCCGGAAAGACAACTCTGATGGCCTTTCTTGTTAGTATTTTATTTGGCTTTGCGGATGGGCGGGGAAAGAATCGGTTTGCCCAGTATATTCCGAAAACTACTTCTAGTTATGGTGGAAGTTTATTAGTTGAGATCAACGGCCATGATTACGTGATTAAACGGCAACGCGGGCGGAATGGCGGTAAGGTTAGTGTGACTGATTCACAAGGACGTCAAGGTGGTGAGCAAGAACTAGAGCAATTGCTTGGCCCGATGGATCGGTCGCTCTATCAAGCTCTTTTTAGTTTTGGTCAACGAGACCTAACAGCTGTGGACGAGCTTAATCGGGATGAATGGCAACAACATCTGCAGCAATTAGGGGCAGTTGGTAGTGCACAGTGGGACCAGTTGATCAATCAGTACCAGAAACAAGCTGACCATCTCTATAAACCGCGCGGACGGAAATGGCCGCTCAATCAAGATCTTCATCAATATGCAAATTTGACAGATAAAATTAACCAAGCGCGTGGTAAATTTCACCGTTATCAGGACCTACAAGCAGATTTGAAGACAAACAAAGCAAAATTACGGCAAGCACAGGCAGAATTGCAAAAACAACAGCCGCTTTTGCAAAAATTAGAACATTTACAACAGTTGTGGCCGGTTTACCATGAATGGCAAAGTAGCCACCAAACTCGGCCGCTTGCTAATTATTTAACTGATCAGCAGGTTACGATGGCTCAAGAACTACAAGTTAGGGAAAAGGAACTTCGTCGCCAACAACAGGTTTATCAACAGCGCTTGGCAAGGATCGATCATCAGCCTCCACAAGCAACTAAACATTCACCACAAAGCATCCCGGAACTTCAACGGCTTAAGGAGCAGGTAGTTGAATTACAAGCGGAAGAGGCTTTGCAGCACCGTCAACAAACACAAGCTAATCAGTGGCAACAGGAATTAACTGCAATTAAAACTCGCTACCATCATCCCTTGCCAGCGCCATTAACCTCACAGGAAAAAGCAGAACTTGCCCGCCTTCTTAATGTTCAACCGCTTTCTCGGGCAAATACGAACCAGTCAAATGGCGATCTTTCTCGGACCGCAATGATCGGAATTGTCGGCGGCTTTGTCCTTTTTATCATCGGGCTGTTAGCGAATGCTACTTTTATTACCGCTATCGGAGCAATTGCGGCCTTTGCGACAGTTATGTATCTTTATTATCAACGCCAAGGAAATCATCCTACTTCAGTAACGACAGATTCTCAAGCGATCATGGCGTTCGGTCAAAAACATGGCTTACAGGATTTTCCACCTGATCAATGGCTATTAATCCAGGGAGATTTACAACAAAATGCCGAATTAGCTGCCCAGCTCCAAACTGCCAAACAAGATCAGCAAAGATATGACCACCAGCTTGCTATCTTTAACCAACAATTGCCACCTGCTTTGCAAAATCTAACGTTGGCGGCTGTTAGGACTAAATTGGATGATTTGCTGGAACAAGGGCAACAAGCGCGCCAGGATATCCAAGTGAATACTCGGGAAAAAGCAACGATTGCTAACAATTTAGCCCAGCTCAATCAAGACTACAATAAAATTCATCAGCAAAAACTGGCGATTTATCAGCAAGCAGGGGTGCACGATGATAACCAGTTTACCCAGTACTTAGCAAATCGTTCTGTAGCACAATCACAAGCCTTGGCATCAGATGCCTATGGACAACAATTGACCGCAGAAGACCGCCAAGCCCTTGCTGCATACGCAAATAGCGATGAGCTAATGACGGCTTTAGCGAAGGCTCGGCACCAGCTTGATCAGCTCAACCTAACAATCTCTCATACCCACGAGGAGATTCAAAAAGGTAAAGTCGAAATTGATAGCTTAGTTAAAGATGGAACCCTCAGCAATCTGGAACAAGAGCGGGCCAATCTGGCTGCTAAGATTTGGCGTGAGGTACAGGAATGGTTGAGGTACCAATTGGCGATTCAGTGGGTAAATAAGGCTCTTGCAGGCGCTTCAGCTGACCGTTACCCCGCAATCATTCGGCAGGCAGAGCAATATTTTGCCTTGCTAACTGATCATCGGTATTCCCAGATCGACTTAACGGCGGATGAGATTAAGGTTGTGCGGAGAGATCAAGAAGTCTTTTTAGTGGAAGAATTGTCGCAGGGAACGGCTGAACAATTGTATATTGCGCTCCGGCTTGGCTTTGTCACCGTGATGAGTGATCAAGCTAACTTCCCAGTAATTATTGATGATGGGTTTGTTAATTTTGATAACGTTCGGCGACAACGAATGCTGGCCTTGCTAGAAAAAATTGCTGAGAAGAATCAGGTTATCTATTTTACTGCTGATGATCGGATTAAGGACCTTGACGTTAAGATTCTTGACCTGCAAGCATTAAAACGTGAATAA
- a CDS encoding peptidylprolyl isomerase has translation MKSKKLIAIIAGVALMMPLAACGNKAVATTSGGKITESEYYSSMKQTSAGKQVLQQMILDKVLEKQYGKEVSDKQVNAQYNTYKNEYGSDFNAYLQSQNLTEKSLKQQIRSNLLLTAAARHYSHITTKQINKQWTKYQPKVQTATILVGSKSDAEDIINQLNDSSNKYKTFKKLAKSKSTDSQTKNNGGKLPAFDNTDNQLDSAYKKAAFKLKTGEYTTTPVKTDDGYQVIYMIEHPAKGKKSQHINDLKNQIVQENMNNQNFMRKVVSNVLKKGNVSIKENDVKNILDDYLNSSATTSSSSNNSSSASSNK, from the coding sequence ATGAAATCCAAAAAGTTAATTGCTATCATTGCAGGAGTCGCATTGATGATGCCGCTTGCTGCTTGTGGAAATAAGGCTGTCGCTACTACTAGCGGCGGTAAAATCACTGAGAGCGAATACTACAGCAGCATGAAGCAAACCAGTGCTGGTAAGCAAGTGCTTCAACAAATGATCTTAGATAAGGTTTTGGAGAAGCAATACGGTAAAGAAGTCAGTGATAAGCAAGTTAACGCGCAATATAATACCTACAAGAACGAGTACGGTTCAGACTTTAATGCTTATCTTCAAAGTCAAAACTTAACTGAAAAGTCATTGAAGCAACAAATTCGGTCAAACTTACTCTTGACTGCCGCTGCTCGTCATTACTCCCACATCACTACTAAGCAGATCAATAAGCAATGGACTAAGTACCAACCTAAAGTTCAAACTGCGACGATCCTTGTTGGTAGTAAGTCTGATGCTGAAGATATCATTAACCAATTAAATGACTCCAGCAACAAGTACAAGACTTTCAAGAAGCTTGCTAAGTCCAAGTCAACTGATAGTCAAACCAAGAACAACGGTGGTAAGCTTCCAGCCTTTGATAATACTGACAACCAACTTGACTCAGCTTACAAGAAGGCTGCCTTTAAGTTGAAGACTGGTGAATACACTACGACCCCAGTTAAGACTGATGACGGCTACCAAGTAATTTACATGATCGAACACCCAGCTAAGGGTAAGAAGAGTCAACACATCAATGACTTAAAGAACCAAATCGTTCAAGAAAACATGAACAACCAAAACTTCATGCGGAAGGTTGTTTCAAACGTCTTGAAGAAGGGTAACGTTTCAATCAAGGAAAACGATGTTAAGAATATCCTTGATGATTACCTTAACTCAAGCGCCACTACAAGCAGCTCCAGCAATAACAGCAGTAGTGCTAGCTCAAACAAGTAA
- a CDS encoding metallophosphoesterase family protein, which produces MRFIHTADLHLDSPFLGLTSMPKPLWERVHSSTFTAFQKIVDDAIALKVDFILISGDIYDRDQQSIAATDFFIKQCERLNQAHIPVYLLYGNHDYQIVQDTGELPANVHIFGNRVTTTTLTLANHDSVAISGFSYDQRWIQEDQVQKYPSKRNETWHIGMLHGAVRQRQDNHYAPFTTDELIAKNYDYWALGHIHKHQFLNEKPPIVYSGNPQGRHKNEAGQHGYYLVESQGNKLVPQFKPIAEIEWISLTVNALSTSNLAEVERSLSQAIDGKLKNSPFQLVELTIANIEQLSPTIRHLLANGDVLEHLQDQNADNGKWWIYDLLLHQQNLLPSMTDLDEQYWQQAAQEVFTPANIAELTKSLARDADLAAKLTNLDLQQLKQATTQLLRRED; this is translated from the coding sequence ATGAGATTTATTCATACAGCCGATTTACACCTTGATAGTCCCTTTTTAGGGTTGACTTCGATGCCCAAGCCGTTATGGGAACGCGTCCACTCATCGACGTTTACTGCTTTTCAAAAGATTGTTGACGATGCGATTGCATTAAAAGTCGATTTTATTTTAATTAGCGGGGATATTTATGACCGTGATCAGCAAAGCATTGCCGCTACTGATTTTTTCATCAAGCAATGTGAACGACTTAATCAAGCCCACATCCCCGTTTATCTACTTTATGGTAACCACGATTATCAAATTGTCCAAGACACGGGAGAGTTGCCAGCAAATGTTCATATTTTTGGCAATCGCGTAACGACCACCACTCTTACTTTGGCAAATCATGACAGTGTTGCTATCTCAGGCTTTAGTTATGATCAACGCTGGATTCAAGAAGATCAAGTACAAAAATATCCATCAAAAAGAAACGAAACCTGGCACATCGGGATGCTTCATGGAGCAGTCCGGCAAAGGCAAGATAACCACTATGCTCCGTTTACGACCGATGAATTAATCGCTAAAAATTATGATTATTGGGCACTTGGTCATATTCACAAGCACCAATTCTTGAATGAGAAGCCGCCAATTGTTTACAGCGGTAATCCGCAGGGACGGCATAAAAATGAAGCCGGACAGCACGGTTATTATTTAGTGGAAAGTCAGGGCAATAAACTTGTGCCGCAATTTAAACCAATTGCGGAAATTGAATGGATAAGTCTAACCGTTAATGCTTTATCAACTAGTAATCTTGCTGAAGTGGAGCGATCCCTGTCGCAAGCAATTGATGGCAAACTTAAAAACTCACCTTTCCAACTGGTAGAGCTGACGATTGCTAACATTGAACAACTTTCCCCAACGATTCGGCACCTGCTTGCAAATGGGGATGTCCTTGAACACCTGCAGGACCAAAATGCAGATAATGGTAAATGGTGGATCTATGACCTCTTGCTCCACCAGCAAAATTTGTTGCCATCAATGACTGACCTAGATGAACAGTATTGGCAACAAGCCGCCCAAGAAGTATTTACCCCTGCTAATATTGCAGAATTAACAAAAAGTTTAGCACGGGATGCTGATTTAGCAGCTAAGTTGACAAACCTTGATCTTCAGCAATTGAAGCAAGCAACGACCCAATTATTGCGGCGGGAGGATTAG
- a CDS encoding HIT family protein — MDDNCIFCKIINGEIPSYTVYEDDVVKAFLDISQGTPGHTLVIPKKHVPDLFAYDADLAAQVFSRIPKIARAVKASNPAIKGMNVVNNNGEVAYQSVFHSHFHLIPRYTSDDDFKMIFKDNSGNYNDEKYKEIQQSIIDQMKED; from the coding sequence ATGGACGATAATTGTATTTTCTGCAAAATCATTAACGGTGAGATTCCTAGCTACACAGTTTATGAAGATGACGTTGTAAAGGCCTTCCTTGATATTTCACAAGGAACTCCTGGTCATACCCTCGTCATTCCGAAGAAGCACGTTCCCGATTTATTTGCCTACGATGCTGATCTCGCTGCCCAAGTATTTTCCCGTATTCCAAAGATTGCCCGGGCAGTTAAGGCTTCTAACCCGGCCATCAAGGGGATGAACGTGGTTAACAACAACGGTGAAGTCGCTTATCAATCTGTCTTCCACTCCCACTTCCACTTGATTCCACGGTACACTAGCGATGATGATTTTAAGATGATTTTTAAGGACAATTCTGGTAACTACAACGATGAAAAGTACAAAGAAATCCAACAATCAATCATCGATCAAATGAAAGAAGACTAG